ACGTTGGCGACGCGCATCGCAGCGCGCGGCGATTCGCCGTGGCGGAGACCTGCTACGACGAGGCCCTGGCCCTCTATGCCGCCGAAGACGAGCCACCTGCGCTCGACTACGCGAACGTGATCCGACCGATGGCGATCCTCAAGGAAGCCCTCGGGGCAACCGACGAAGCATGGCTCCTGTGGCAACAGGCAAAGACGCTCTACGCCGCCGTTCCCATCGTCGCCGGCGTAGCGGAGTGCGACGAGAACCTCGCCCGACTCGGCTGAATCGCGGGTCCGACACAAGGAACCGGTCTCCGACCGGCACGCGTCCGCCGGCCGTTCCGGCATCAGTAGCTGCGCGGCAGTCCGAGGACGTGCTGGGCCAGGTAGGTGAGCACGAGGTTCGTCGAGATCGGCGCCGTCTGGAAAAGGCGGCATTCGCGCCACTTGCGTTCGATGTCGTACTCGGTGGCGAAGGCGAAGCCGCCGAAGGTCTGGAAGCAGGTGTCGCCGGCCTTCCAGGCAGCTTCGGAGGCGAGGAGCTTGGCGCTGTTGGCTTCGGCTCCGCATTCGCGGCCGGCGTCGTAGAGGGCGGCGGCCTTGCGGACGATCATCTCGGCGGCGTCGGTTTCGGCTTGGGCGCGGGCGATCGGGAACTGGATGCCCTGGTTCTGGCCGATTGGCCTTCCGAACACTTCGCGCTCGTTGGCGTACTCTACGGCGCGGCGGATGAAGTAGCGGGCATCGCCGATCGCCTCCGAGGCGAGGAGGATGCGCTCGGCATTCATACCGCTCAGGATGTACCTGAAACCGTGACCCTCCTCCCCGATCCGGCTGCTGACCGGGATGCGCAGGTCGTCGAAGAAGACCTGGGTCGTGCCGTGGTTGATCATCGTGTCGATCGGCTGGATCTCCAGACCGTTGCCTCGCGCCTCGCGGAGGTCGACGAGGAACACGGACAGGCCGCGTGAACGCTTCTCCACCTGGTCGGCCGCCGTCGTGCGGGCGAGCAGGATCATCAGGTCCGAGTGGAGCGCCCGGCTGGTCCAGATCTTCTGGCCGTTCACGACGTAGCTGTCGCCGTCGCGGACCGCCGTGGTCCTGAGCTGCGTGGTGTCCGAACCCGTCACCGGCTCGGTGACGCCGAACGCCTGAAGCCGGAGTTCGCCGCTGGCGATCTTCGGAAGGTACTGCTGTTTCTGCTCGTCGCTGCCGTGGCGCAGCACGGTGCCCATCGTGTACATCTGGGCGTGGCAGGCGGCGGCGTTGCAGCCGCTCGAGTGGATCGTCTCGAGCACCACGCAGGCGGCGCGCAGAGGCAGACCCGAGCCTCCGTACTCCTCGGGAATCAGACAGCCCAGGTACTCGTGCTCGGTGAGCGCCTGCACGAACTCCGTCGGGTACTCGGCGGCGGCATCGAGCCGCCGCCAGTACTCGCCCGGGAACTGCTCGCAGATGCGGCGGACCGGGTCGCGGAGGAAGGCGTAGTCGTTCTCGATCGAAACGTGGAGGTCGCTGTCGCTCATGGGGCGTGATCGTAGCGCCAGCTACTGCGGGCGCACGCGGTGAATCCGCATCAGGTTCGTCGGCGGCCGGTCCTGGATCGGGTCGCCCATCAGCAGCACGATCGTGTCGCCGGGCAGCGCCAGATTGCCGACCAGGAGTTGCCGGTCGACCATCGCGACGACCTCGTCGTGGTGGTAGACCTCCTGGTCCATCTTCACGGAGTGAACGCCCCAGACGAGCTGGAGCTCGCGCATCGACCGCGATTCGCGCGTGAAGGCGAACACCGGCGTCGACGGCCGGCGGCAGGCAACCTGGCGAGCCGTGAAACCGCCCTGGCTGAGGACGACGATGCCCTGCGCGGTCAAATGGCGCGCCGACAGGATCGCCGCGGCGGAGACCGTCTCGGGGATCTCCAGGGTGCCCGGCCGGTGCGGCGGCTCGATGTCGTACGGGCCGACTTCCATCGTGTGGAAGCCGACCGGCTGCGAGGTGTGCTTCGAGAGGTTGTAGCGCTCCGACTCGGTGATGATCCGGTGCATCGTCTGGACTGACTCCAGCGGATAGCGCCCGGCGGCGCTCTCGCCGGAGAGCATCATCGCGTCGGCGCCGTCGAACACCGCGTTCGCCACGTCCGAGGACTCGGCCCGGGTTGGGCGCGGATGCTCGATCATCGACTCCAGCATCTGGGTCGCGACGATCACCGGACGGGCGTGCCGCCAACCGCTCTCGATGATCCGCTTCTGCACCACCGGCACCTGGTGCAGGGGGATCTCCACTCCCAGGTCGCCGCGCGCCACCATCACCCCGTCGGACTCGAGCACGATCTCGTCGAGGTGGTCGAGCGCCCGCCGCCGTTCGAGCTTGGCAATGATCTGCAGCGGCCGGCCTGCCTCCCGCGACGCTTCCCGCACCTGGACCACGTCCGCCGGCGTACCGATGTAGCTCGCCGCGAGAAAGTCGGCGTCCTCCTCCACCGCCAGCCGAATGTCCTCGATGTCCTTCGCGGAAATCCGGAACGGCAGATGACTGTCCGGCAGGTTGACGCCCTTGCGGCTCGACACGGCACCGCCGACGACGACCTCCGCCTCGATCCTCTCCCCATCCTTCGAGCGCACCTCCAGTTGCACGCGACCGTCGTCGATCAGGATCTGCTCGCCCGGCTGGACGTGCCGGACCATGTCCCGGTGGAGGGGCAGATCGGCCTCCGTGCTCGCGCCCAGGCCGACCACATCGCCCTCCCTGAGCACCCGCGCCCCCTCGAAACGATCGAGCCGGTGGCGGGGCCCCATCAGGTCGACCATCACACCGACCGGCCGGCCGACCTCCTTGCTGACCTCCCGCACCAGACGAATCAGACGCCGGTGTTCTTCCCTGGTGCCGTGCGACTGGTTCAACCGGACGACGTTGACGCCTGCGCGGATCAGACGCGCGAGCGTCTTCTCGCTCGAACTCGCCGGTCCGATCGTGGCGACGATCTTGGCTCGACGCTGCACGATCCAGGTCCCCTGTTCTGCCGGCTCAGGACTCGAACTGCGCCAGCCGCTCGATCAGGTCCGCGACCCGGTTCGAGTAGCCCCATTCGTTGTCATACCACGACACGACGCGGGCATACACGCCGCCGCCCCCGGCCGGACTGACCCGGGTCAGCGGCGCGTCGAAGATCGACGAGTGGGGGTTGCCGAGAATGTCGGTCGAGACGAGGGGGTCTTCCGAGTACTGGAGGATGCCGGCCAGGTTCGACTCCGCAGCAGTCGAGGCCGCCGCGTTGACGGCCTCGGCGGTCGGAGCGCCACGCAGCCGGCAGGTCAGGTCGACGATCGAGCCGTCCGCCACCGGCACCCGCATCGCCATGCCGTCGAGCTTGCCGTTCAGGTGCGGAAGCACCTTGCCAACGGCGCGCGCGGCGCCGGTCGTCGTCGGGATGATGTTGGCGGTCGCCGAACGGCTGCGACGCGGGTCGCTGTGCGGCGAGTCGACGAGGCGCTGGCCGTTGGTGTAAGCGTGGACGGTCGTAATGAAGCCCTCCTCGAAACCGAAGGCGTCGTCCAGCGTCTTGGCAAGGGGCGCCAGGCAGTTCGTCGTGCAGGAGGCGTTCGAGACGACCCGATGCTCGGCGCCCAGATCGTCGTCGTTGACACCGAGCACGATCATGGCGTCGATCTCGTCCTTCGCGGGAACCGTGAGGACGACCCGCGGAGCGCCAGCGTCGAGATGCTGCGCCACCTGGGCGCGCGTCCGGAACACGCCGGTCGACTCGACCGCGACATCGACGCCGAGGTCGCTCCAGGGCAACCTGGACGGATCCCGCTCCGCCGACAGCCGGATGTCCCGGCCGCCGACTCGAAAACCGTTCCCGGCCACTTCGACCGGTTGATCGAAGACGCCCTGCACGGTGTCGTAGCGCAGCAGATAGGCGAGGCGGTCCGCGTCGAACAGGTCGTTGATGCCGACGACCTCGACGTTCGGCCGGCCGGCGAGGATGCGAAAGACGCTGCGGCCGATGCGACCGAAGCCATTGATGCCGACGCGGATCACGAGACACCCCCTTCGGCGCCGGCCGCTTCCTCTAGCGCGGCGACAAGCTCCAGGAGCCGGTGCAGGTAGCCCCAGCCGTTGTCGAACCAGGCGATCGTCTTGGAGACGTGTTCGCCCAGGGTCATCGTCGCCTGCGAGTCGAAGATGCAGGTCGCGCGGCTGCCCGCGGTGTCGGCGGAGACGATTGCCTCCCGCTCGAAGCGCAGCCGGCCCTTCCACTCGCCGCCGGCGGCAGCCGCCACCGCGTCGTTGACCGAGTCGACCGTCACCCCGTCGCGGTGCCAGCAGACCAGATCGACGACGGAGCCGTTCGACACCGGCACATCCATCGCCGAGGCCGACAACTTGCCGTTCAGCTCAGGCAGCACGCTCGCGAGCTCTTCGGCCGCTCCCGTCGCGGCGGGAATGATGTTCTCGCCCGCGGCCCGGCCCTTGCGAAGTTCCGGCGCCGGCACGTCGGCCAGCCTCGAACCCGCCCCGTAGGCGCGAACCGAGCTGATGAACGCCTGTTCGACGCCGAAGGCCCCATCGAGGATGCGCAGCAACGGCCCCGCGCAGTGCGCGGTGAACGAGCCGGCGGAGACGATCCGGTCCGACGGTTCGAGTTGATCCTCGTTCAGGCCGACGACGACCGTCCGGTCCAGTTCCCCGCCTGGCGGAGCGCAGAGCACGACACGCTCGGCGCCAGCCGCGAGATGCCCCTCGAGTTCGCTCCGCGTCGGCTGGCTGTCCCGGAAGTCCACGACCGTCGTGACGCCCAGGTCGCCCCAGGGAGTCTCGCCCGCGCCCCGCGCAGGAACCACAGGCGCGCTGCAGCCGTTGATGCTCAGGCTTCCATCGTCCAGAGCAACTTCGCCGTCGAAGCGCCACGGCAGGGTCGAGAACTGCAGGAGATAGCGGAGCATCTCCGGGTCGGCGGTCTCGGCCACGGCCCCTATCTCGACTTCGGGGCGGTCCAGGGAAAGGCGAAACAGGCTCCGGCCAAGAAGTCCGAAGCCCTGGAGTCCAATGCGAGTCGTTGTCGTCATCCGGGTCTGAAGGTAGTGAAAGGGTAAGAAGAAGCGGTCAACGAACGGGCGCAGGATAACCGACCAGGAGAGCCCTCAGTTCGCCCCGTGTGCGGAGGCCAGGATCTCCATCGTGTGGCGGACAGGAACCCCGCTGCCCAGGCGCCGCAGGTGACTCTCGATCTGGGTCAGACAGCCGATGTTGCCGGTCGCGATCACGTCCGGCTCGCCTTCCAGCAACGCCTCCGCCTTGCGTCGTCCCAACCGGGCCGCGAGTTCGGGTTCCTCCAGGTTGTAGATCCCCGCCGAACCGCAGCAGATCTGCCAGTCGCGCGGCTCGACCAGGGTCAGGTTGGGCACGCCGGTCAGCAGTCGCCGCGGCGCCGTCCGCTCCCGCTGGGCGTGAGCGAGGTGACAGGCATCGTGGTAGACGACGCGCAGCGGCTCCGGTAGCGCTGGCGGCGCCCCGGTTTCGAGGGCGGCCAGGAAGGTGGACACGTCCCGCACCTTGGCGGCCAGGGCACGGGCGGCTTTCTCCTCGGGCCGTCCCGCGAACAGGAGGCCATACTCCTTGAGGCCCGAGCCGCAGCCCGCCGCGTTGGTCAGCACCGCATCGACGTCCGCCAGCAAACCCTCGGGACGGAAGATCCGCATCAGGGCGCCGGCCGAAGCCCGGGCGCGCCGGGCATCGCCGGCGTGAAAGGCGAGGGAGCCGCAGCACGCTTCCTCCCTGGGAACGACGACCTCCACGCCGCGACGGGTGAGCACCTCGATCGTCGCCCGGTGAATGCGCGGCGCCAGGACCTGCTGCGCGCAGCCGGCCAGAAGCGCAACCCGGGCGCGTCGCTCGCCCACCGCCGGAAACGTCCCGAACCCGACTTCGGCCCGGTCCGTGGACTGCGGAAGCAGGTCGAGCGGCGCGGCGAGCCGGGCCGGCAACAGTGCGCGCAGCAACCCGCGGAATGGCGTAGCCAGGCGGCCCAGCCGCAGCATCCAGCGCAACCGGGCGGGGCTCGCCAGCGTGTCCAGCATCAGGCCACGCCAGAAGCGATCGAATCCCGAACGGCGACGGCTGTCCTCGGCCAGCTCGCGGAAGGGCATCAGCAGTTCCCCGTACTCGACGCCGGAAGGACAGGCGGTCACGCAGGACATGCAGCCCAGGCACGGGTCGATATGGCCCAGCGCCTCTTCCAGGTCGAGGTTGCCCTCGAGGACCTCCTTCATCAGCACGATGCGGCCGCGCGGCGAGTCCATCTCCTCGCCGAGTTCGACGTAGGTCGGGCACGCCGGAAGGCAGAAGCCACAGTGGACGCAGGCCGAAACCGCTTCCGCCATCGGTGCGGCCGCGGCGCCGATCTCCGTTCGCAGCGCGTCCAACTCGATCGCGTGCTGCATTGGCGCGAGCGTAACGCAGCGATCGCGCCCCAAGGACCCCTAGATGTGCTGGTACGCCTGAAGCGTCAGGAACTCCTGGAACTCGGAGCCGAGCACCAGGTCGTCGAGCAACTCGACCGCGAGGCCGTAGCGGCTGGCTTCACGGCCTCCGAGCTGGCTCAGTTCCTCGTCGCGCACCTGCTCGTAGAGCTCGGCCGTGACCTTCTCGCCGTTGTCCATCCGCGCGTTGCGGTGGACCCACTGCCAGAGCTGGGCCCGGGCGATCTCGGCGGTTGCCGCGTCCTCCATCAGGTTGTTGATCGCCGCCGCGCCGTTGCCGTTGAGCCAGGAGTTCATGTACTGGAGCCCCACGGAGACGTTGTTGCGCAGCCCCTGCTCGGTCAGCGAACCGCCGGGCACGTTCAGATCGATCAGGCTCCCGGGCTCGATGGAGACGTCCTGGCGCAGCCGCTCCTTCTGGTTGGAGCGGCCTTCCATCTTCGTGGAGAACACTTCCAGGGCGATCGGCACCAGGTCCGGATGGGCCACCCAACTGCCGTCGAAACCGTCGCCGGCCTCGCGCTCCTTGTCGGCGCGGACCGCCGCCAGCGCCGTCGCGTTGACCTCCGGATCGCGCCGGCTGGGGATGAAGGCCGCCATGCCGCCGATCGCGTGCGCGCCGCGACTGTGGCAGGTGCGGACCAGGAGCTCCGTGTAGGAGCGCATGAAGGGAACGGTCATCGTGATCTGGCCGCGGTCGGGCAGCACCAGGTCCTCGCGAAACGCGAACTTCTTGATCGCGCTGAAGATGTAGTCCCAGCGCCCGGCGTTGAGCCCCGCCGAGTGGTCGCGCAGCTCGTAGAGGATCTCCTCCATCTCGAAGGCAGCGAGAATCGTCTCGATCAGCACCGTGGCGCGGACGCTGCCCTGCGGTACGCCGAGCGCGCCCTGGGCCGCGACGAAGATGTCGTTCCAGAGCCGCGCCTCGTGACGGTTCTCCAGCTTCGGCAGATAGAAGTACGGACCGCTGCCGCGACCGAGTGCTTCCTTCGCGTTGTGGAAGAAGTAGAGGCCGAAGTCGAAGATGCCGGCCGAGACAGGGCGGCCGTCGATCAGCGCGTTCTTCTCGATCAGGTGCCAGCCGCGCGGACGCACCAGCAGGGTCGCGATCTCGTCCTTGAGGCGGTACTCCTTGCCGTTGCCGGGGTTCGTGAACTCCAACTGGCGCCGCACGGCGTCGTACAGGTTCTGCTGGCCCTCGATCACGTTGCGCCAGCTCGGACTGAGCGCGTCCTCGATGTCGGCCATGAAGACCTTCGCGCCGGAGTTCAGCGCGTTGATCATCATCTTGCGATCGACCGGGCCGGTGATCTCGGCCCAGCGGCAGTTCAGGTCCGCTGGCGTGGGCGCCACCTTCCAGTCGCCGTCCCGGACTTCTTGCGTCTCGGGCGGGAACGTCGGATCCTCGCCGGCCTGGATGCGGGCGTGACGATCGACCCGGTCCTGGAGCAACTGAACCCGGCGTTCTTCGAACTGCCTGCAAAGGTCGCCCGCGAACTCGAGCGCCTCCGGCGTCAGGATGTGTTCCGCCGCCTCGAAGTCCCGCGGTCCGGTGATCTCTATCCCACTCATGCTGCCGTCTCCCCTGGGGCCGGCCTGTCGCCGGCGTCTCGTTTCCCCTTCTGCTGCAACCTGCCCAACCAGGACGCGTAGACCTGTCTGGCGAAGCGGCGGCAGCTTAGCGGAAGCGCCGGCGCCTCCCCCGGATGCCGCCCGGCCAACCGGTGAACGTGAGACAATGCCGCGGCGCTGCTCGCCCCGGAGCGACGCGCCCCGACCGGAGGTTCCCATGACCGTCACCC
Above is a window of Acidobacteriota bacterium DNA encoding:
- the pyk gene encoding pyruvate kinase, with translation MQRRAKIVATIGPASSSEKTLARLIRAGVNVVRLNQSHGTREEHRRLIRLVREVSKEVGRPVGVMVDLMGPRHRLDRFEGARVLREGDVVGLGASTEADLPLHRDMVRHVQPGEQILIDDGRVQLEVRSKDGERIEAEVVVGGAVSSRKGVNLPDSHLPFRISAKDIEDIRLAVEEDADFLAASYIGTPADVVQVREASREAGRPLQIIAKLERRRALDHLDEIVLESDGVMVARGDLGVEIPLHQVPVVQKRIIESGWRHARPVIVATQMLESMIEHPRPTRAESSDVANAVFDGADAMMLSGESAAGRYPLESVQTMHRIITESERYNLSKHTSQPVGFHTMEVGPYDIEPPHRPGTLEIPETVSAAAILSARHLTAQGIVVLSQGGFTARQVACRRPSTPVFAFTRESRSMRELQLVWGVHSVKMDQEVYHHDEVVAMVDRQLLVGNLALPGDTIVLLMGDPIQDRPPTNLMRIHRVRPQ
- the aceB gene encoding malate synthase A is translated as MSGIEITGPRDFEAAEHILTPEALEFAGDLCRQFEERRVQLLQDRVDRHARIQAGEDPTFPPETQEVRDGDWKVAPTPADLNCRWAEITGPVDRKMMINALNSGAKVFMADIEDALSPSWRNVIEGQQNLYDAVRRQLEFTNPGNGKEYRLKDEIATLLVRPRGWHLIEKNALIDGRPVSAGIFDFGLYFFHNAKEALGRGSGPYFYLPKLENRHEARLWNDIFVAAQGALGVPQGSVRATVLIETILAAFEMEEILYELRDHSAGLNAGRWDYIFSAIKKFAFREDLVLPDRGQITMTVPFMRSYTELLVRTCHSRGAHAIGGMAAFIPSRRDPEVNATALAAVRADKEREAGDGFDGSWVAHPDLVPIALEVFSTKMEGRSNQKERLRQDVSIEPGSLIDLNVPGGSLTEQGLRNNVSVGLQYMNSWLNGNGAAAINNLMEDAATAEIARAQLWQWVHRNARMDNGEKVTAELYEQVRDEELSQLGGREASRYGLAVELLDDLVLGSEFQEFLTLQAYQHI
- the gap gene encoding type I glyceraldehyde-3-phosphate dehydrogenase yields the protein MRVGINGFGRIGRSVFRILAGRPNVEVVGINDLFDADRLAYLLRYDTVQGVFDQPVEVAGNGFRVGGRDIRLSAERDPSRLPWSDLGVDVAVESTGVFRTRAQVAQHLDAGAPRVVLTVPAKDEIDAMIVLGVNDDDLGAEHRVVSNASCTTNCLAPLAKTLDDAFGFEEGFITTVHAYTNGQRLVDSPHSDPRRSRSATANIIPTTTGAARAVGKVLPHLNGKLDGMAMRVPVADGSIVDLTCRLRGAPTAEAVNAAASTAAESNLAGILQYSEDPLVSTDILGNPHSSIFDAPLTRVSPAGGGGVYARVVSWYDNEWGYSNRVADLIERLAQFES
- a CDS encoding heterodisulfide reductase-related iron-sulfur binding cluster, giving the protein MQHAIELDALRTEIGAAAAPMAEAVSACVHCGFCLPACPTYVELGEEMDSPRGRIVLMKEVLEGNLDLEEALGHIDPCLGCMSCVTACPSGVEYGELLMPFRELAEDSRRRSGFDRFWRGLMLDTLASPARLRWMLRLGRLATPFRGLLRALLPARLAAPLDLLPQSTDRAEVGFGTFPAVGERRARVALLAGCAQQVLAPRIHRATIEVLTRRGVEVVVPREEACCGSLAFHAGDARRARASAGALMRIFRPEGLLADVDAVLTNAAGCGSGLKEYGLLFAGRPEEKAARALAAKVRDVSTFLAALETGAPPALPEPLRVVYHDACHLAHAQRERTAPRRLLTGVPNLTLVEPRDWQICCGSAGIYNLEEPELAARLGRRKAEALLEGEPDVIATGNIGCLTQIESHLRRLGSGVPVRHTMEILASAHGAN
- a CDS encoding type I glyceraldehyde-3-phosphate dehydrogenase, with amino-acid sequence MTTTTRIGLQGFGLLGRSLFRLSLDRPEVEIGAVAETADPEMLRYLLQFSTLPWRFDGEVALDDGSLSINGCSAPVVPARGAGETPWGDLGVTTVVDFRDSQPTRSELEGHLAAGAERVVLCAPPGGELDRTVVVGLNEDQLEPSDRIVSAGSFTAHCAGPLLRILDGAFGVEQAFISSVRAYGAGSRLADVPAPELRKGRAAGENIIPAATGAAEELASVLPELNGKLSASAMDVPVSNGSVVDLVCWHRDGVTVDSVNDAVAAAAGGEWKGRLRFEREAIVSADTAGSRATCIFDSQATMTLGEHVSKTIAWFDNGWGYLHRLLELVAALEEAAGAEGGVS
- a CDS encoding tetratricopeptide repeat protein, which gives rise to MTANPVEREETARLVREQLSEAVALCRGAGDDRELATALRRLGHVEQDAGRDDVAAARYEEAVAVARRTGDPLLLAHAIRHVGDAHRSARRFAVAETCYDEALALYAAEDEPPALDYANVIRPMAILKEALGATDEAWLLWQQAKTLYAAVPIVAGVAECDENLARLG
- a CDS encoding acyl-CoA/acyl-ACP dehydrogenase, whose product is MSDSDLHVSIENDYAFLRDPVRRICEQFPGEYWRRLDAAAEYPTEFVQALTEHEYLGCLIPEEYGGSGLPLRAACVVLETIHSSGCNAAACHAQMYTMGTVLRHGSDEQKQQYLPKIASGELRLQAFGVTEPVTGSDTTQLRTTAVRDGDSYVVNGQKIWTSRALHSDLMILLARTTAADQVEKRSRGLSVFLVDLREARGNGLEIQPIDTMINHGTTQVFFDDLRIPVSSRIGEEGHGFRYILSGMNAERILLASEAIGDARYFIRRAVEYANEREVFGRPIGQNQGIQFPIARAQAETDAAEMIVRKAAALYDAGRECGAEANSAKLLASEAAWKAGDTCFQTFGGFAFATEYDIERKWRECRLFQTAPISTNLVLTYLAQHVLGLPRSY